A stretch of Cucumis sativus cultivar 9930 chromosome 2, Cucumber_9930_V3, whole genome shotgun sequence DNA encodes these proteins:
- the LOC101220614 gene encoding villin-4 isoform X3 codes for MAVSMRDLDPAFQGAGQKAGLEIWRIENFNPVPVPKPSYGKFFTGDSYIVLKTTSLKSGSLRHDIHYWLGRDTTQDEAGTAAIKTIELDAALGGRAVQYREVQGHETEKFLSCFKPCIIPQEGGFASGFKHAEAEEHKTRLFVCKGKRVVHVKEVPFSRSSLNHDDIFVLDTKSKIFQFNGSNSSIQERAKALEVVQYVKDTYHNGKCEIAAIEDGKLMADPETGEFWSFFGGFAPLPRKTTSDEDRPVDSHPTKLFRIEKGQLEPHGDGSLTRDLLETNKCYILDCGFEVFAWMGRNTSLDDRKKATAAAEQLVHGPDRPKSQITFVIEGFETATFRSKFDSWPQVANVVVSEDGRGKVAALLKRQGVNVKGLLKADPVKEEPQPYIDCTGNLQVWRVSGNEKILIPASDQSKFYSGDCYIFQYSYSGDDKDEYLIGTWFGKQSVEEERASALSLVNKMVESLKFLPVQARIYEGSEPIQFYSIFQSFVVFKGGLSKGYKNYVAEKEIQDETYQEDGVALFRVQGSGPENMQAIQVDPVASSLNSSYCYILNSSSSVFTWSGSLTNSDNQELVERLLDLIKQPNVQSRSQKEGSESEQFWNLLGGKSEYPSQKISRDAESDPHLFSCTFSRGNLKVVEVHNFDQDDLMTEDIYILDNHSEIYVWIGQQVDAKSRLHALTIGEKFLEHDFLLENLSSKAPVYIITEGSEPPFFTRFFKWDSAKSSMHGNSFQRKLTIVKSGGTPTVDKPKRRTPVSYGGRSAVPDKSQRSRSMSFSPERVRVRGRSPAFNALAANFENPNARNLSTPPPVVRKIYPKSMSPDSAKLVSAKSTSIASLSASFEQPPPAREAIIPRSIKVTPEPPKPKPETNNNDKPETNDKEKENAKTVRIETLTIQEDVKEGEAEDDDGLTTYPYERLKTTSTDPVSDIDVTKRETYLSSEEFRQKFGMTKEAFYKLPKWKQNKHKMALQLF; via the exons ATGGCTGTCTCCATGAGAGATTTGGACCCAGCTTTCCAGGGGGCAGGACAAAAGGC TGGACTTGAAATATGGCGCATCGAAAATTTTAATCCTGTTCCTGTTCCAAAGCCTTCTTATGGAAAGTTCTTTACTGGTGACTCCTACATCGTTCTTAAG ACAACCTCCTTAAAGAGTGGCTCCTTGCGACATGATATTCATTACTGGCTTGGTAGAGATACCACTCAG GATGAAGCTGGTACTGCTGCCATCAAGACAATTGAACTAGATGCAGCTCTAGGTGGACGTGCGGTGCAATATCGTGAGGTTCAAGGTCACGAGACTGAGAAATTCCTGTCCTGTTTCAAACCATGTATTATACCTCAAGAAGGTGGATTTGCTTCTGGGTTCAAACATGCTGAGGCTGAGGAACATAAAACTCGGTTGTTTGTGTGTAAAGGAAAACGTGTTGTCCATGTTAAAGAG GTTCCTTTCAGTCGATCTTCACTCAATCACGATGACATTTTTGTTCTAGATACCAAGTcaaaaattttccaatttaacGGTTCGAATTCGTCTATTCAAGAGAGAGCAAAAGCATTGGAAGTTGTTCAATATGTTAAAGATACATATCACAATGGAAAATGTGAGATAGCTGCCATTG AGGATGGAAAGTTGATGGCTGATCCTGAAACTGGAGAGTTTTGGAGCTTTTTTGGTGGTTTTGCTCCACTTCCAAGGAAAACAACAAGTGATGAGGATAGGCCTGTTGATTCTCATCCAACTAAGCTATTTCG AATTGAGAAGGGGCAGCTGGAACCTCATGGTGATGGATCTTTGACAAGGGACCTGctagaaacaaataaatgctATATTCTAGATTGTGGGTTTGAAGTATTTGCATGGATGGGAAGAAATACCTCTCTTGATGACCGCAAGAAGGCGACTGCAGCTGCTGAG CAACTGGTGCATGGACCTGATAGaccaaaatcacaaataacTTTTGTGATTGAAGGTTTTGAGACTGCAACATTCCGGTCTAAATTTGATTCATGGCCTCAAGTTGCCAATGTAGTTGTGTCGGAGGATGGTAGAGGAAAGGTTGCAG CTCTTTTGAAGCGTCAAGGAGTTAATGTCAAGGGTCTTCTAAAAGCCGATCCTGTAAAAGAAGAACCCCAACCATACATTGATTGCACTGGGAACTTGCAG GTTTGGCGAGTCAGTGGCAATGAAAAGATTCTCATTCCTGCCTCTGATCAGTCAAAATTTTACAGTGGAGATTGCTACATCTTCCAATATTCGTATTCTGGAGATGATAAAGATGAATATCTTATCGGAACATGGTTTGGGAAGCAAAGTGTGGAG GAAGAAAGAGCTTCAGCATTATCACTGGTAAACAAGATGGTTGAGTCATTAAAATTTCTCCCAGTCCAG GCACGCATTTATGAAGGGAGTGAACCAAtacaattttattcaattttccAGAGCTTTGTAGTTTTCAAG GGAGGCCTAAGTAAGGGATACAAGAATTATGTTGCGGAGAAGGAAATTCAAGATGAAACTTACCAAGAAGATGGGGTTGCATTATTTAGAGTCCAGGGCTCTGGACCTGAAAATATGCAAGCAATACAAGTAGACCCG GTTGCGTCGTCTTTGAATTCCTCCTACTGCTACATATTGAACAGTAGCTCCAGTGTCTTTACATGGTCTGGAAGCCTTACAAACTCAGATAATCAAGAACTTGTTGAGCGGTTGTTGGATTTGATAAAG CAGCCCAATGTGCAATCTAGATCACAAAAGGAAGGCTCAGAATCTGAACAATTTTGGAATTTGCTGGGAGGCAAATCTGAATATCCTAGCCAAAAAATCAGTCGAGATGCTGAGAGTGATCCTCACCTATTTTCTTGTACCTTCTCAAGAG GAAATTTGAAG GTGGTGGAAGTACATAACTTTGATCAAGATGATCTGATGACTGAAGACATATACATTCTGGATAATCACTCAGAGATATATGTATGGATCGGGCAACAAGTTGACGCCAAGAGTAGATTGCATGCTTTAACTATTGGCGAG AAATTTCTAGAACATGATTTCCTATTGGAAAATCTATCTTCTAAAGCTCCAGTGTACATTATCACGGAAGGAAGTGAACCCCCTTTCTTCACACGATTTTTTAAATGGGACTCAGCAAAGTCTTCG ATGCACGGAAACTCGTTCCAAAGGAAACTTACAATAGTTAAAAGCGGGGGCACTCCTACTGTAGAT AAACCAAAGCGAAGAACACCAGTATCATATGGTGGGAGATCTGCAGTGCCAGACAAATCACAGCGCTCTAGAAGCATGTCTTTTAGCCCTGAAAGGGTTCGTGTAAGGGGGAGGTCTCCTGCTTTCAATGCATTGGCTGCTAACTTCGAGAACCCCAATGCAAGAAACCTTTCTACTCCACCCCCAGTTGTTAGAAAGATCTATCCAAAATCAATGAGCCCTGATTCAGCAAAATTAGTTTCTGCAAAATCGACATCAATAGCAAGTCTTAGTGCTAGCTTTGAACAGCCACCACCTGCTCGAGAAGCTATTATACCGCGTTCAATAAAAG TGACTCCAGAGCCTCCCAAGCCTAAACCAGAgactaataataatgataaaccAGAGACTAATGATAAGGAGAAGGAGAACGCAAAGACAGTCAGAATTGAAACTCTCACAATACAAGAGGATGTGAAAGAAGGTGAGgctgaagatgatgatggtCTCACAACTTATCCATATGAGCGCCTAAAAACCACGTCAACCGACCCCGTTTCGGA